The following coding sequences are from one Pseudonocardia sp. HH130630-07 window:
- a CDS encoding gamma carbonic anhydrase family protein, with protein sequence MPLYALGDAEPDIHPTAYVHPDAVVIGNVTLGAESTVWPTAVLRGDDGRIEVGARTSIQDGSIIHTTLRRATVIGDEVTVGHNVHIEAATIADRALISSGSVVLNGAEIGEGAVVAAGAVVSPGAEIPAHRMALGVPARVREGHEVPADRWRRSVESYVERGRRFRAQLRKLEG encoded by the coding sequence GTGCCTCTGTACGCGCTCGGTGACGCCGAACCGGACATCCACCCGACCGCCTACGTCCACCCGGACGCCGTCGTGATCGGGAACGTGACCCTCGGGGCGGAGTCGACGGTCTGGCCGACCGCGGTGCTCCGTGGTGACGACGGCCGGATCGAGGTCGGGGCCCGCACCAGCATCCAGGACGGCTCGATCATCCACACCACGCTGCGCCGGGCCACGGTCATCGGCGACGAGGTCACCGTCGGGCACAACGTGCACATCGAGGCCGCGACGATCGCGGACCGGGCGCTGATCTCGTCCGGCTCGGTCGTGCTGAACGGCGCGGAGATCGGCGAGGGCGCGGTCGTCGCCGCGGGCGCCGTCGTGTCGCCGGGCGCCGAGATACCCGCCCACCGGATGGCACTCGGGGTACCGGCCCGGGTGCGGGAGGGCCACGAGGTGCCCGCCGACCGCTGGCGGCGATCCGTGGAGTCCTATGTCGAGCGCGGCCGCCGGTTCCGCGCGCAGCTGCGGAAGCTGGAGGGCTGA
- the rsmD gene encoding 16S rRNA (guanine(966)-N(2))-methyltransferase RsmD: MTRLIAGVAGGRRLDVPPSGTRPTSDRVREALFSALDHDPGLDGARVLDVCAGSGALGLEALSRGASEAVFVESDKRAAGVLRRNVTAVGLGGRVLTGRAGTVLAEPAPAAFDVVLVDPPYAVADAEIAQWLTAASGGGWVAAVAEIVVERPRSSGDFAWPAGFVPGRSRRYGDTVLHHARYGH; this comes from the coding sequence GTGACGAGGCTGATCGCAGGGGTTGCCGGGGGGCGGCGGCTGGACGTGCCGCCGTCCGGCACCCGGCCGACGTCGGACCGGGTGCGGGAGGCGTTGTTCTCCGCGCTGGACCACGACCCGGGTCTCGACGGCGCCCGGGTGCTCGACGTGTGCGCGGGCTCCGGCGCGCTGGGCCTGGAGGCGCTGTCGCGGGGTGCGTCCGAGGCGGTGTTCGTCGAGTCGGACAAGCGCGCCGCCGGGGTGCTGCGGCGCAACGTGACGGCGGTCGGCCTCGGCGGCCGGGTGCTCACCGGCCGGGCCGGGACGGTGCTCGCCGAACCGGCACCGGCCGCCTTCGACGTCGTGCTCGTCGACCCGCCCTACGCGGTCGCGGACGCCGAGATCGCGCAGTGGCTCACCGCCGCGTCCGGGGGCGGGTGGGTCGCCGCCGTCGCCGAGATCGTCGTGGAGCGCCCGCGCTCGTCCGGGGACTTCGCCTGGCCCGCCGGGTTCGTCCCCGGCCGCTCCCGGCGCTACGGCGACACCGTCCTGCACCACGCGCGGTACGGGCACTGA
- a CDS encoding ATP-dependent DNA helicase RecG translates to MDGFDLDSRLDGPLGKKAADALAPLGLETAGDLLRHYPRRYVDRGRLTDIAGLVAGEHATVVAQVARAELREMRARRGKMLKAVIRDEKGGELDCTFFNGWKLQGFVKPGVVGVFSGKVGVFNQRLQLTHPQFEEIDENDSLRPFLSVYPANAKVTSQAVARSVRQLLDQVDDPTDPLPESLREREKLPGLGRALRRIHVPEAEADIHAARHRLVWDEALGVQLALALRRADATARPAPACPRTGTGLLAAFDADLPFPLTDGQQAVGEEIAADLAAGHPMNRLVQGDVGAGKTIVALRAMLQVVDAGAQAAMLAPTEVLAAQHARSLRAMLGALGRAGELDAADDATSITLLTGSMGAKARRRALLDAQSGAAGIVVGTHALIQDTVGFAELGLVVVDEQHRFGVEQRDALRSRGERAPHMLVMTATPIPRTVAMSVYGDLAVSELKGLPRGRSPITTTVVPLAEHPGWIERIWQRIREEVERGHQCYVVCPRVGDTEAGDAELQEPPPEEGGSERRAPLAVLDIAPMITEKLAGLRVGILHGKLPPEEKDATMRAFERAELDVLVATTVIEVGVDVPNATGIVLLDADRFGLSQLHQLRGRVGRGSAAGLCLLVTEMPAATTARERLDAVAGTTDGFELARLDLELRREGDVLGASQSGSRSGLKLLSLLRHGEVIAKAQVYARDLVGHDPQLSGHPRLRDLVGETLGDTERAAYLDKA, encoded by the coding sequence GTGGACGGGTTCGACCTCGACAGCAGGCTGGACGGCCCGCTCGGCAAGAAGGCGGCCGACGCGCTGGCCCCGCTGGGCCTGGAGACGGCCGGCGACCTGCTGCGGCACTACCCCCGCCGCTACGTGGACCGGGGGCGGCTGACCGACATCGCCGGGCTGGTCGCCGGGGAGCACGCGACCGTGGTCGCGCAGGTCGCGCGGGCCGAGCTGCGGGAGATGCGAGCCCGGCGCGGGAAGATGCTCAAGGCCGTCATCCGGGACGAGAAGGGCGGCGAGCTCGACTGCACCTTCTTCAACGGCTGGAAGCTGCAGGGCTTCGTCAAGCCGGGGGTGGTCGGCGTCTTCTCCGGCAAGGTCGGGGTGTTCAACCAGCGGCTGCAGCTCACCCACCCGCAGTTCGAGGAGATCGACGAGAACGACTCGCTGCGCCCGTTCCTGTCGGTCTACCCGGCCAACGCCAAGGTGACCTCGCAGGCCGTCGCCCGGTCGGTCCGCCAGCTCCTCGACCAGGTCGACGACCCGACCGACCCGTTGCCGGAGTCGCTGCGGGAGCGGGAGAAGCTGCCCGGCCTGGGCCGGGCGCTGCGCCGGATCCACGTGCCGGAGGCCGAGGCCGACATCCATGCCGCCCGGCACCGCCTGGTCTGGGACGAGGCGCTCGGCGTCCAGCTGGCGCTGGCGCTGCGCCGGGCCGACGCGACGGCCCGGCCCGCCCCGGCCTGCCCGCGCACCGGCACCGGCCTGCTGGCGGCGTTCGACGCGGACCTGCCGTTCCCGCTGACCGACGGGCAGCAGGCCGTCGGCGAGGAGATCGCCGCGGACCTGGCGGCCGGGCACCCGATGAACCGGCTGGTGCAGGGCGACGTCGGCGCCGGCAAGACGATCGTCGCGCTGCGGGCGATGCTGCAGGTCGTCGACGCGGGGGCGCAGGCCGCGATGCTCGCCCCCACCGAGGTGCTCGCCGCGCAGCACGCCCGGTCGCTGCGGGCCATGCTCGGCGCGCTGGGCCGGGCCGGTGAGCTCGACGCGGCCGACGACGCCACGTCGATCACCCTGCTCACCGGGTCGATGGGGGCCAAGGCCCGGCGCCGGGCGCTGCTGGACGCGCAGTCCGGCGCGGCCGGGATCGTGGTGGGCACGCACGCCCTGATCCAGGACACGGTCGGCTTCGCCGAGCTGGGGCTGGTCGTGGTCGACGAGCAGCACCGCTTCGGCGTGGAGCAGCGCGACGCGCTGCGCTCGCGCGGTGAGCGGGCCCCGCACATGCTGGTGATGACGGCGACGCCGATCCCGCGCACGGTCGCGATGAGCGTCTACGGCGATCTCGCGGTCTCGGAGCTGAAGGGCCTGCCGCGCGGCCGCTCGCCGATCACCACCACGGTCGTCCCGCTGGCCGAGCACCCGGGCTGGATCGAGCGGATCTGGCAGCGGATCCGGGAGGAGGTCGAGCGCGGCCACCAGTGCTACGTGGTGTGCCCGCGGGTCGGCGACACCGAGGCGGGCGACGCCGAGCTGCAGGAGCCCCCACCGGAGGAGGGCGGGTCCGAGCGGCGCGCCCCGCTGGCGGTGCTCGACATCGCCCCGATGATCACCGAGAAGCTCGCCGGGCTGCGGGTCGGGATCCTGCACGGGAAGCTCCCGCCCGAGGAGAAGGACGCGACGATGCGCGCCTTCGAGCGCGCCGAGCTGGACGTGCTGGTCGCGACCACGGTGATCGAGGTCGGGGTGGACGTGCCGAACGCGACCGGCATCGTGCTGCTCGACGCGGACCGGTTCGGCCTGTCCCAGCTGCACCAGCTGCGCGGCCGGGTCGGCCGGGGCAGCGCCGCCGGGCTCTGCCTGCTCGTCACCGAGATGCCCGCCGCGACCACCGCCCGCGAGCGGCTCGACGCGGTCGCGGGCACCACCGACGGGTTCGAGCTGGCTCGGCTCGACCTGGAACTGCGCCGGGAGGGCGACGTGCTGGGCGCCAGCCAGTCCGGGTCCCGGTCCGGGTTGAAGCTGCTCTCGCTGCTGCGCCACGGCGAGGTGATCGCGAAGGCCCAGGTCTACGCGCGGGACCTGGTGGGGCACGACCCGCAGCTGAGCGGGCACCCGCGGTTGCGGGACCTGGTGGGGGAGACGCTGGGGGACACCGAGCGGGCCGCCTACCTGGACAAGGCGTGA
- a CDS encoding DUF1707 SHOCT-like domain-containing protein, translated as MTDPEEIRISDADREAAAQRLHAALGEGRITLVELEERLGVVYAARTAGELRPPLADLPGASPVAAGPARPVGDGTPLSLRTGAGTLRRAGDWHVPAALRLTTGMGTIHLDLSEVRDLPQRIDVEIATGMGEIVIVLPAGGTADVNGVAGSWGEIRTKVPGTAGPGPHLTVHGKVGMGSLTVRGARTGWWKQMMG; from the coding sequence GTGACCGACCCGGAGGAGATACGCATATCGGACGCCGACCGGGAGGCCGCGGCGCAGCGCCTGCACGCGGCGCTCGGCGAGGGCCGGATCACCCTGGTGGAGCTGGAGGAGCGCCTCGGCGTGGTCTACGCCGCCCGCACGGCCGGGGAGCTGCGCCCGCCGCTGGCCGACCTGCCCGGCGCGTCACCGGTCGCCGCGGGTCCGGCCCGTCCGGTCGGTGACGGCACCCCGCTGAGCCTGCGCACCGGGGCCGGGACGCTGCGCCGGGCCGGTGACTGGCACGTGCCCGCCGCGCTGCGCCTGACCACCGGCATGGGCACCATCCACCTCGACCTGTCCGAGGTGCGCGACCTCCCGCAGCGGATCGACGTCGAGATCGCCACCGGCATGGGGGAGATCGTCATCGTGCTACCGGCCGGGGGCACCGCCGACGTCAACGGTGTCGCCGGGTCCTGGGGCGAGATCCGGACGAAGGTGCCGGGCACCGCGGGCCCCGGCCCGCACCTGACGGTGCACGGCAAGGTCGGGATGGGATCGCTGACCGTGCGCGGTGCCCGCACCGGCTGGTGGAAGCAGATGATGGGCTGA
- a CDS encoding DAK2 domain-containing protein: protein MAPPFDTALLRRWIDAAAERLTAARAEIDRVNVFPVADHDTGSNLLLTVRAAGSAPLDGGPARAAAALAAAAVRGARGNSGLIVSQLFRGVAEELASGTAAGASALLAGALRRAADLASRALSAPRTGTALTVLDAAATALAHATTHRGGAGTLPGAAGIAARAAREALARAAERPVELVRAGVVDAGGLGVVAVLDALVEALGGDPGPAPSPWCGPPPEHLPAAGAPVPQPVYEVTYRLADPGAAALAVLRARLGGLGDSVVVAGDGAGTVGVHVHTTEAGPAVEAGLSAGRPAAIRVEALPAAVPTRARAVLLMIESSGAGALARAAGGDVLVADPDPTVDEVRAAIRATGAAHVAVLPCAAHRRTLAETAAGQVRATAGDGGTDVVVVPTSSVPQGLAALAVHDPDRRASDDVVAMAEAAAATRTGGLQVAEAEALTWAGPCRPGEVLGLSDGEVVLIAPDLAVGALWLAHRMLTPGGELVTVLLGAAAEDALGERFAEDLRRRHPEVDVVLHRGEQGDYPLVLGVE from the coding sequence GTGGCCCCGCCGTTCGACACCGCGTTGCTGCGCCGCTGGATCGACGCGGCCGCCGAGCGCCTCACCGCGGCCCGGGCCGAGATCGACCGGGTGAACGTCTTCCCGGTCGCCGACCACGACACCGGGTCGAACCTGCTGCTCACGGTACGGGCCGCCGGATCGGCGCCGCTGGACGGCGGCCCGGCGCGGGCTGCGGCCGCACTGGCCGCGGCGGCGGTCCGCGGAGCCAGGGGCAACTCCGGGCTCATCGTGTCCCAGCTGTTCCGCGGGGTGGCCGAGGAGCTGGCGTCGGGCACCGCGGCCGGGGCGTCGGCGCTGCTCGCCGGGGCCCTGCGCCGCGCCGCCGACCTGGCGTCCCGCGCGCTGTCGGCGCCGCGGACGGGGACGGCGCTGACCGTCCTCGACGCCGCGGCGACGGCGCTCGCGCACGCGACCACCCACCGCGGCGGCGCGGGGACCCTGCCCGGCGCGGCGGGGATCGCCGCCCGGGCGGCGCGCGAGGCACTGGCCCGGGCCGCGGAACGGCCGGTGGAGCTGGTCCGTGCGGGCGTGGTCGACGCGGGCGGGCTGGGGGTCGTCGCGGTGCTCGACGCGCTCGTCGAGGCGCTCGGCGGGGACCCCGGCCCGGCCCCCTCGCCGTGGTGCGGGCCGCCCCCGGAGCACCTGCCGGCCGCCGGTGCCCCGGTGCCGCAGCCGGTCTACGAGGTCACCTACCGGCTGGCCGATCCGGGGGCCGCGGCGCTCGCCGTGCTGCGTGCCCGGCTGGGCGGGCTGGGCGACTCGGTCGTGGTGGCGGGCGACGGCGCCGGCACGGTCGGCGTGCACGTGCACACCACCGAGGCCGGGCCCGCGGTCGAGGCGGGACTGTCGGCGGGGCGGCCCGCGGCGATCCGGGTGGAGGCGTTGCCGGCCGCGGTGCCGACCCGGGCCCGCGCGGTGCTGCTGATGATCGAGAGCAGCGGTGCGGGCGCGCTGGCCAGGGCCGCGGGCGGGGACGTGCTGGTCGCCGACCCGGACCCGACGGTCGACGAGGTGCGGGCCGCGATCCGGGCGACCGGAGCGGCGCACGTCGCGGTGCTGCCGTGCGCGGCGCACCGCCGGACACTGGCCGAGACGGCGGCCGGGCAGGTCCGCGCGACCGCCGGCGACGGCGGGACCGACGTGGTGGTCGTCCCGACGTCCTCGGTGCCCCAGGGGCTCGCGGCGCTGGCCGTGCACGACCCGGACCGGCGGGCGTCGGACGACGTCGTCGCGATGGCCGAGGCCGCGGCCGCCACCCGGACCGGCGGACTGCAGGTCGCCGAGGCCGAGGCGCTCACCTGGGCGGGGCCGTGCCGCCCGGGCGAGGTGCTCGGCCTCTCCGACGGCGAGGTCGTGCTGATCGCCCCCGATCTCGCCGTCGGTGCGCTGTGGTTGGCTCACCGCATGCTGACGCCGGGAGGGGAGCTGGTGACGGTGCTGCTCGGTGCGGCCGCCGAGGATGCGCTGGGTGAGCGGTTCGCCGAGGACCTGCGGCGCAGGCACCCGGAGGTCGACGTGGTGCTGCACCGCGGGGAGCAGGGCGACTACCCGCTGGTGCTGGGGGTGGAGTAG
- the rpmB gene encoding 50S ribosomal protein L28 has protein sequence MAAVCDVCGKGPGFGMSVSHSHRRTHRRWNPNIQTVRTALNGGNRRRINACTSCLKAGKVARV, from the coding sequence GTGGCTGCCGTCTGCGACGTCTGTGGCAAGGGTCCGGGCTTCGGCATGTCCGTCTCGCACTCGCACCGCCGCACCCACCGTCGCTGGAACCCGAACATCCAGACCGTGCGTACCGCGCTGAACGGCGGGAACCGCCGGCGGATCAACGCCTGCACCTCCTGCCTGAAGGCGGGCAAGGTGGCCCGCGTCTGA
- a CDS encoding pyruvate carboxylase produces the protein MFRKVLVANRGEIAIRAFRAAFELGVSTVAVFPHEDRNSLHRAKADESYQIGEVGHPVRAYLSVDEVIRAAKKAGADAVYPGYGFMSENPDLARACADEGITFVGPPTEVLHLTGNKFRAVAAAREAGVPVLESSEPSSDVDELLAASESIDYPIFVKAVAGGGGRGMRRVAEPGDLRDAIEAASREAESAFGDGTVFLEQAVVNPRHIEVQILADGDGNVVHLFERDCSVQRRHQKVVEIAPAPNLDPELRDRICADAVNFARQIGYVNAGTVEFLLDERGKHHFIEMNPRIQVEHTVTEQVTDRDLVIAQLRIASGMTLPELALTQDEITLTGAAMQTRITTEDPSNEFRPDVGTLSVYRSPGGPGVRLDGGTVHVGAEVSAHFDSMLVKLTCHGHDFANAARRARRALAEFRIRGVATNLPFLAAVLEDDDFKEGRVTTSFIEERPHLLSARPSADRGSRILQFLGETTVNRPNGARPVVVEPVDKLPAEVDLDAPVVGGSAQLLRELGPEGFAARLRAQTAVAVTDTTFRDAHQSLLATRIRTRDLTAVAPYVARTMPELLSLECWGGATYDVALRFLAEDPWDRLAAIKAAAPNICTQMLLRGRNTVGYTPYPTEVTDAFVQEAADTGMDIFRIFDALNDVSQMRPAIEAVRGTGTALAEVALCYTADLSDPAEQLYTLDYYLRLAEQIVDAGAHVLAIKDMAGLLRPPAARTLVTALRERFDLPVHLHTHDTAGGQLATLVAAIDAGVDAVDGAVASMAGTTSQPSLSALVAATDHTERATGLSLAAVGDMEPYWEAVRKVYAPFESGLASPTGRVYHHEIPGGQLSNLRQQAIALGLGDRFELIEDCYAAADRMLGRLVKVTPSSKVVGDLALHLVGAGVEPADFEKDPAGFDIPDSVIGFLRGELGSPPAGWPEPFRTRALEGRSPEAERAELSGEDQQGLRDDRRRTLNRLLFPGPTKDFDSHREHYGNTSVLSSKDFFYGLEEDLEHTVELEPGVTLLIELEAVSEPDERGIRTLLTTLNGQLRPVSVRDESVATDVKAAEKADRSNDAHVAAPFAGVVTVQVAEGDAVEAGQTVATIEAMKMEASITVHAGGTVKRLAIGEVQQVEGGDLLLELE, from the coding sequence ATGTTCCGCAAGGTGCTGGTGGCCAACCGTGGGGAGATCGCCATCCGGGCGTTCCGGGCGGCGTTCGAGCTGGGCGTGTCCACGGTCGCCGTCTTCCCGCACGAGGACCGCAACTCGCTGCACCGGGCCAAGGCGGACGAGTCCTACCAGATCGGTGAGGTCGGTCACCCGGTCCGCGCGTACCTGTCGGTGGACGAGGTCATCCGGGCCGCGAAAAAGGCCGGTGCCGACGCCGTCTACCCGGGCTACGGGTTCATGTCGGAGAACCCGGACCTGGCGCGGGCCTGCGCCGACGAGGGCATCACCTTCGTCGGGCCGCCCACCGAGGTGCTGCACCTGACCGGGAACAAGTTCCGCGCCGTGGCCGCGGCCCGCGAGGCCGGCGTCCCGGTCCTGGAGTCCTCGGAGCCCTCGTCGGACGTCGACGAGCTGCTCGCCGCGTCCGAGAGCATCGACTACCCGATCTTCGTCAAGGCGGTCGCCGGGGGTGGCGGGCGCGGCATGCGCCGGGTCGCCGAGCCCGGTGACCTGCGGGACGCGATCGAGGCGGCCAGCCGGGAGGCGGAGTCGGCCTTCGGCGACGGCACCGTGTTCCTGGAGCAGGCCGTCGTCAACCCGCGGCACATCGAGGTGCAGATCCTCGCCGACGGCGACGGCAACGTCGTCCACCTGTTCGAGCGGGACTGCTCGGTGCAGCGCCGGCACCAGAAGGTCGTCGAGATCGCCCCGGCGCCGAACCTGGACCCGGAGCTGCGGGACCGGATCTGCGCCGACGCGGTGAACTTCGCCCGCCAGATCGGCTACGTCAACGCGGGCACCGTGGAGTTCCTGCTCGACGAGCGCGGCAAGCACCACTTCATCGAGATGAACCCGCGGATCCAGGTCGAGCACACGGTCACCGAGCAGGTCACCGACCGCGACCTGGTGATCGCCCAGCTGCGGATCGCCTCCGGCATGACGCTGCCCGAGCTGGCCCTGACCCAGGACGAGATCACGCTGACCGGCGCGGCGATGCAGACCCGCATCACCACCGAGGACCCGTCGAACGAGTTCCGGCCCGACGTCGGGACGCTGTCGGTGTACCGGTCCCCGGGCGGTCCCGGCGTGCGCCTCGACGGCGGCACCGTGCACGTCGGCGCCGAGGTCAGCGCCCACTTCGACTCGATGCTGGTGAAGCTGACCTGCCACGGTCACGACTTCGCCAACGCCGCCCGCCGGGCGCGGCGGGCGCTGGCCGAGTTCCGGATCCGCGGGGTCGCGACGAACCTGCCGTTCCTCGCGGCGGTGCTGGAGGACGACGACTTCAAGGAGGGCCGGGTCACCACCAGCTTCATCGAGGAGCGTCCGCACCTGCTCTCGGCGCGGCCGTCGGCCGACCGTGGCTCTCGGATCCTGCAGTTCCTCGGCGAGACCACGGTGAACCGGCCGAACGGGGCGCGGCCGGTCGTCGTCGAACCGGTGGACAAGCTCCCGGCCGAGGTGGACCTCGACGCTCCGGTCGTCGGCGGGTCCGCGCAGCTGCTGCGCGAGCTCGGCCCGGAGGGGTTCGCGGCCCGGCTGCGGGCGCAGACCGCGGTGGCGGTCACCGACACCACGTTCCGCGACGCGCACCAGTCGTTGCTCGCGACCCGGATCCGGACCCGGGACCTGACCGCGGTCGCGCCGTACGTGGCGCGCACCATGCCGGAGCTGCTGTCCCTGGAGTGCTGGGGCGGCGCCACCTACGACGTGGCGCTGCGGTTCCTGGCCGAGGACCCGTGGGACCGCCTCGCCGCGATCAAGGCGGCGGCACCGAACATCTGCACCCAGATGTTGCTGCGCGGGCGCAACACCGTCGGCTACACGCCGTACCCGACCGAGGTGACCGACGCCTTCGTGCAGGAGGCGGCCGACACCGGGATGGACATCTTCCGGATCTTCGACGCGCTCAACGACGTGTCGCAGATGCGGCCGGCGATCGAGGCGGTCCGCGGCACCGGCACGGCGCTGGCCGAGGTGGCGCTCTGCTACACCGCCGACCTGTCCGACCCGGCCGAGCAGCTCTACACCCTGGACTACTACCTGCGCCTGGCCGAGCAGATCGTCGACGCCGGCGCGCACGTCCTGGCGATCAAGGACATGGCCGGCCTGCTGCGCCCGCCGGCGGCCCGCACGCTGGTCACGGCCCTGCGCGAGCGATTCGACCTGCCGGTGCACCTGCACACCCACGACACCGCGGGCGGTCAGCTGGCGACGCTGGTCGCGGCGATCGACGCCGGGGTGGACGCCGTCGACGGCGCGGTCGCCTCGATGGCGGGGACGACCAGCCAGCCGTCGTTGTCGGCGCTGGTCGCCGCGACCGACCACACCGAGCGGGCGACCGGGCTGTCGCTGGCCGCGGTGGGCGACATGGAGCCGTACTGGGAGGCGGTGCGCAAGGTCTACGCGCCGTTCGAGTCCGGGCTCGCGTCGCCGACCGGGCGGGTCTACCACCACGAGATCCCCGGCGGGCAGCTGTCCAACCTGCGCCAGCAGGCGATCGCGCTCGGGCTGGGCGACCGGTTCGAGCTGATCGAGGACTGCTACGCCGCGGCGGACCGGATGCTGGGCCGGCTGGTGAAGGTGACGCCGTCGTCGAAGGTCGTCGGCGATCTCGCGCTGCACCTGGTCGGGGCCGGGGTGGAGCCCGCGGACTTCGAGAAGGACCCGGCGGGCTTCGACATCCCGGACTCGGTGATCGGGTTCCTGCGCGGTGAGCTCGGCTCGCCGCCCGCGGGCTGGCCGGAGCCGTTCCGCACCCGCGCGCTGGAGGGCCGCAGCCCCGAGGCCGAGCGGGCGGAGCTGTCCGGGGAGGACCAGCAGGGGCTGCGGGACGACCGGCGCCGCACGCTGAACCGGTTGCTGTTCCCCGGCCCGACGAAGGACTTCGACTCCCACCGCGAGCACTACGGCAACACCTCGGTGCTGTCGTCGAAGGACTTCTTCTACGGCCTGGAGGAGGACCTGGAGCACACCGTCGAGCTGGAGCCCGGGGTCACCCTGCTGATCGAGCTGGAGGCGGTGTCCGAGCCCGACGAGCGTGGCATCCGCACCCTGCTCACCACGCTGAACGGCCAGCTGCGGCCGGTGTCGGTCCGCGACGAGTCGGTCGCCACCGACGTCAAGGCCGCGGAGAAGGCCGACCGGTCGAACGACGCGCACGTCGCCGCCCCGTTCGCCGGGGTGGTCACCGTGCAGGTGGCCGAGGGCGACGCCGTCGAGGCCGGGCAGACCGTGGCGACGATCGAGGCCATGAAGATGGAGGCCTCGATCACCGTGCACGCCGGCGGCACCGTCAAGCGCCTCGCGATCGGTGAGGTGCAGCAGGTCGAGGGCGGCGACCTGCTGCTCGAGCTGGAGTAG
- the coaD gene encoding pantetheine-phosphate adenylyltransferase, translating into MSDVRRAVCPGSYDPPTVGHLDVIARTAALFDEVFVAILVNPRKQGLFEVGERVAMLREITGDLPGVRVESFSGLVVDYCRERGAQALVKGLRGATDYDYELPMAHMNRHLTGVETMFLPGAPGQVYVSSSLVKEVARGGGDVTAFLPPSVHERLLTRLRD; encoded by the coding sequence ATGTCCGACGTGCGCCGCGCGGTGTGCCCCGGTTCCTACGACCCGCCGACGGTCGGTCATCTCGACGTCATCGCCCGGACCGCGGCGTTGTTCGACGAGGTGTTCGTCGCGATCCTGGTCAACCCCCGCAAGCAGGGCCTGTTCGAGGTCGGGGAGCGGGTCGCGATGCTCCGGGAGATCACCGGTGACCTGCCGGGGGTCCGGGTGGAGTCGTTCTCCGGCCTCGTCGTGGACTACTGCCGCGAGCGTGGGGCCCAGGCGCTGGTCAAGGGCCTGCGCGGGGCGACCGACTACGACTACGAGCTGCCGATGGCGCACATGAACCGGCACCTCACCGGCGTCGAGACCATGTTCCTCCCGGGTGCGCCGGGCCAGGTCTACGTCTCCAGCTCGCTGGTCAAGGAGGTCGCCAGGGGCGGCGGCGACGTGACGGCGTTCCTGCCGCCGAGCGTGCACGAGCGCCTGCTGACGCGCCTCCGCGACTGA
- a CDS encoding uracil-DNA glycosylase: protein MAAKPLHEVVEAGWAEALAPVAETVTSMGEFLRAEIAAGRRYLPAGANVLRAFQQPFESVRVLIVGQDPYPTPGHAVGLSFSVAAETRPLPRSLQNIFREYTEDLGHPAPSSGDLTPWTEQGVLLLNRCLTVAPGEPGSHRNKGWEEITEQAIRTLVDRDADPMVAILWGRDARNLVPLLTDVPCIESAHPSPMSADRGFFGSRPFSRANDLLEEIGGDPVDWKLP, encoded by the coding sequence ATGGCCGCGAAGCCGTTGCACGAGGTCGTCGAGGCCGGGTGGGCCGAGGCGCTCGCCCCGGTCGCCGAGACCGTCACGTCGATGGGGGAGTTCCTGCGGGCGGAGATCGCCGCCGGTCGCCGCTACCTGCCCGCGGGCGCGAACGTGCTGCGCGCGTTCCAGCAGCCGTTCGAGTCCGTCCGGGTGCTGATCGTGGGCCAGGACCCGTACCCGACGCCCGGGCACGCGGTCGGGCTGTCGTTCTCGGTGGCGGCGGAGACCCGCCCGCTGCCGCGCTCGCTGCAGAACATCTTCCGCGAGTACACCGAGGACCTCGGGCACCCCGCGCCGTCCTCCGGCGATCTGACGCCGTGGACCGAGCAGGGGGTGCTGCTGCTCAACAGGTGCCTCACCGTGGCCCCCGGCGAGCCGGGTTCGCACCGGAACAAGGGCTGGGAGGAGATCACCGAGCAGGCGATCCGGACCCTGGTCGACCGGGACGCCGACCCGATGGTCGCGATCCTCTGGGGCCGTGACGCCCGCAACCTGGTCCCGCTGCTGACCGACGTCCCGTGCATCGAGTCGGCCCACCCCTCGCCGATGTCGGCGGACCGCGGTTTCTTCGGCTCGCGGCCGTTCAGCCGGGCCAACGACCTGCTGGAGGAGATCGGCGGGGACCCCGTCGACTGGAAGCTGCCCTGA